A section of the Campylobacter porcelli genome encodes:
- a CDS encoding mechanosensitive ion channel family protein: MALLAKYGLRLLFSLLIFLIGKWVVGRICLILQRVIIRAKVDKLIASFIINAAKTILLIIVIIAALANLGIETTSFIAMFGAIGLGIGMTFKDSFSNVGAGILILFFRPFKIGDSVEIGGSSGVVSELNLFNMCIATSDGKSIIIPNKQVINSKIINFSITPTRRIDLSFSVDYKDDLKLAKELILNLAIKNELILKDPIPSVSVSALGEHSVDLVAKFWVLNENYTSAQYSMLESVKIAFDESGISIPYPKIITHHIYEKRDDNEQ, from the coding sequence TTGGCATTACTTGCCAAATATGGCCTTAGACTTCTCTTTTCACTACTTATATTTCTTATTGGAAAGTGGGTTGTAGGTAGAATTTGTCTTATTTTACAAAGAGTTATTATTAGAGCTAAAGTTGATAAATTAATAGCTAGTTTTATCATCAATGCAGCCAAAACCATCCTTTTAATCATAGTTATTATCGCCGCACTTGCTAACCTTGGCATTGAAACTACATCATTTATAGCTATGTTTGGTGCAATCGGACTTGGCATAGGAATGACATTTAAGGATTCATTTAGCAATGTTGGTGCTGGGATTTTGATTCTATTTTTTAGACCATTTAAAATTGGAGATAGTGTAGAGATTGGCGGTAGTAGCGGTGTTGTTAGTGAGCTAAATTTATTTAATATGTGTATAGCAACTAGCGATGGCAAAAGCATAATTATCCCAAATAAACAGGTTATAAATAGCAAAATTATCAATTTTTCTATAACTCCCACAAGGCGGATTGATCTATCTTTTAGCGTTGATTATAAAGATGATTTGAAGTTAGCAAAAGAGCTGATATTAAATTTAGCAATCAAAAATGAGCTAATATTAAAAGACCCAATTCCAAGCGTATCAGTAAGCGCCCTTGGAGAGCATAGCGTTGATTTAGTGGCTAAATTTTGGGTGCTTAATGAGAATTATACTTCAGCACAATATTCTATGCTTGAGAGTGTGAAAATTGCATTTGACGAAAGTGGAATTAGCATACCATATCCAAAGATTATAACCCATCATATTTATGAAAAAAGAGATGATAATGAGCAATAA